Within the Cotesia glomerata isolate CgM1 linkage group LG6, MPM_Cglom_v2.3, whole genome shotgun sequence genome, the region ATCTTTTAATGATTGAACAATACATCAGTCAATTTgatgatttagaaaaaataaagccAAGATTCCACTTTGCTTTGATCTTAGATCTCTCCCGACTAGTTCGATCTCAAGTAACAGAATCTCATAATAAACATTTCTTTTGCGATCGTTGtcttaatcatttcaaattagaAAAATCATATGAAAACCATAAAAATGActgctataaaataaataaagctcGTATGATTTTACCTGACGCAGAgcataaaatacttaaatttaaaaattttcaaaataaagataCGGTACCATTTGTTGTTTATGCTGACTTGGAATGCATACTTGCACCCCTGGGAGATGATGGTACACAAGAGCACATTCCACACAGTGAAGCTTTTTATCAGCATTGTAGCTATGACGataatttatctaaatttgaaattaatcgtTCACCAACTTGTGTAGAATGGTTTGTTCGGAAACTAGAAAGTTTAGCTTATGAATTCAATACATACTCACAGAATAGTATTAAAATGAAGCCACTTACAGAACAACAACAAGAAATGCACAATCAGGCAACTGCTTgtcatatttgtgaaaaacCGATCGTATCACCGAGAGACAAGTGTTATGATCACTGTCACTTTACCGGGAACTATCGCGGACCTGCACATATTTCATgtaatgtaaattataaaaagccTCAAACAATTCCCGTTGTTTTTCATAATCTATCAGGTTACgattcacattttttaattagatcaTTAGCTACAGTTTTCGAGGGCTCAATTCATCTACTTCCTGTCAACAAAGAGCGTTACATATCATTTACAAAAACCGTTAAAAATACTTCCATATCTCTTCGTTTCATAGATTCTTTCCGATTTATGGCTTCTAGCCTTGAAAAATTAGCCTCTTATCTTGATGATGACAACAAACGAATAACGCGTTCACACTATCCTGATCCGGAACAGTTTAAACTAGTAACTCGTAAAGGAGTTTTTCCATATGAATACATTGACTGCATTGAAAAACTAGAACAAAAGCAGTTGCCTGATCAAAgtgcatttttttcaaaattatcaaatgaaaATGTTTCCGATGaagactatttttttgctcaagtTGTTTGgactaaatttaatattaaaacacTGGGAGAGTACTCTGATTTATATCTAAAAACTGATGTACTTCTCCTAGCTGACGTTTTTGAAAACTTTAGAAAGAGCTGCTTCGAGACATACTCTCTTGATGCATTACACTATTATACAGCTCCTGGTCTATCTCAAGATGCAATGTTAAAGTATACTGGTGTGGAATTAGAGCTCTTAACTGATCCCGAAATATTACTCTTTGTTGAGAAAGCCATTCGGGGTGGAGTTTCAATGTGTGCAAACCGATATGCAGCAGCAAACAATCGCTATATGGGAGAATACTTTGATCCAAGCAAAGAGGAATCTTATATTATGTATTAcgatgtaaataatttatacggTGCAGCTATGAGTCAACCGTTACCAAAAGGCTCGTTTGAGTGGGTAGAAAACATAACTGATGTAAATAGTTTCTTTAACGATGATGAAAGAATAGGCTACATTTTAGAAGTAGATTTACAATATCCACCGGAACTTCATGACTTGCACAAATACTTACCTCTATGTCCTGAACATTTTGTTCCACCAGACAGTAAGCAAACAAAATTAGCTACTACactctttgataaaaaaaattatgtcattcactataaaaatttagaacaaTGTTTAGATTTAGGTCTAGttataacaaaaatacatCGAGTGTTGCGGTTTGAGCAGTCAACATGGCTCAAACCGTACATAGATAAGAATACAGAGTGTAGAAAAACTGCCAAGAACGATCATGAGAAAAACTTCTTCAAGCTCATGAATAATGCAATCTTTGGTAAGACTATGGAGAACGTTAGAAAGCAAAAAGAAATACATCTTATTACTAGATGGTGTGGAAGATATGGCGCAAAAGACCTTATTTGTAAACCGAATTTCCATAGTCTAACTGTATTTGAAAAAGATATGGTTATTATTGAGCTGAAGAAAGTTaaagtattattaaataaaccgATTTATGTAGGATTTTCAATCTTAGACTtgtcaaaaatatttgtttatgattttcactACAACTatgttaagaaaaattatgaacatACATCTAAGCTTTTATATACCGATACGGATAGTCTTATCTATCATTTCAACGTGCCAAACATCTATGAAGATATCAAACGTGATATTCAAAAGTTTGACACCTCTGACTACCctcttgataataaatttggaATGCCTCAAGCAAATAAAAAGGTTTTGGGGCTTATGaaggataaaaataatggTGAAATTATGTCTGAGTTTGTAGGCCTCAGAGCTAAGTTATATGCCTTTAAGCTGCATAAcaaaaatgaggcgaaaaaacgAGCAAAGGGTGTTAAAGGTTCAACCTTACGAAGCATCACGTTTGAGGACTTCAAGCAGTGTCTGTTTGACCATGTTGAAGTGAAAAGAGATCAATACCTTATTAGAAGTGTAAGACATGAAGTTAAAACAGTTTTACAAAAACAGAAGTTAGCACTGAGTTGGGATGATGATAAACGTCAACTGCTGGAAGACTCTACAGATACTCTTCCATGGGGCTACAAGAAAGCCGATGTAGAGCCACCAGCTAAGAggagaaaaatgtaaatacttAAACTTAAGATGTCAATAAATAGATTTAAGGTTGTAAATAATTAGACTTaagattgtaaataaatttaagattttttttgttaataaatatttattatatatctgTTTTGTTAATCCAACTATTATGTTTAGTGTCAAACCCTAACCATTTAACATAGTATTTATTTCCAcgctttttaataattttttcaactaagtATACATCTGGATATTTGACTTTGCTGAGTTCTTCTTCGTAGAATCCGCCTTGTATTGGTTGATCCTGGTAGTCTACAAGCTTGTATGTTGTTGGACTTGTATTCTGAACAGTCTTGATGGTGAAAATCTCCGTCGTCCAGTTTGGTGTATATCCTTTctcaaatacatttttatacttGCTGATTCGAACCTTGTCACCaactttgaatttatttttcttctgttGTGATTTGGCTTGCAGAGGTTGGTAGATTTTTTCAAGCAGTTGTTTCTCCTGAGCAGCGGTAACATCAGCAGGTTTCATTTTGATGGTGCTATGTTTGGTGTTATTGTAAGTATTCACCAAGTCCTCCAGTATATCAGTCCACTTGTAGCTACCACGAGCTGTAAATTCTCGCCACATTTTATTCTTGAGTGTTCTATTAAAACGTTCACAGATAGATGCTTTGAGATTGCTGAATGTTGAGTAAAGATGAATGTTGAGCTGCTTCATCAGATCTTTGAATTCTTTGTTGTAGAACTCTTTACCCTGATCAACATGGAGATTCTTAGGTATACGACCTTGCTGGAGTACAGACTTCATAGCACTAGTGACATCAACACCACTTTTTGACTTAATTGGAACTGCCCAGGCatactttgaaaatatatctatGATTGTCAGCAGATACTTGTATCCTTTATTGACTGTTGCATATGGAATCATCTCAACCAAGTCAGCTTGCCAAGTCTCATCGAGACCTCGGGTATCAACATGACGACGTTTATAGTTCCTGCGAGCTGGTTTGTGAAGCTCTTTAGCTATCACTGCCTTTCTGCCGTCCATTGAGTTTCTCAGTGAGatatttgatattattttgGTGAGTGTAGAGTACTGCTTTAACTTCCTCAATAGCCGTTTGCAAATTTCCCACAGCAGCTTTCAGTATTACTATCTCAGAGTGTAAATGTGAAATAATCTCTTTCTGTTCACTGTCTATACTTTTATTCAGTTCAGATATCTGTCTCAGTACAAATTGCACTGTCGCTGCATCACGGTCATTTGAAGGATTACCAAGATTGCACAgtcttttattttcaatgttATAGTTTCCATCAGAAGTTACATTGAAACCTCTACCAGCTGGTCCTCGTTGACCTGACTTGTCATTGTCCAGTGGATGTCCAAATATATCAATGCTCATAGTTGTGAACCCTTTGACTGTCAACGTCtgaatgatttaattttccagaagcttttaatatataaCCCCAGCCTCCCTAAGCTCTTCAATAATTGACATGATTTCATTCGTGTGACTTGGATTTCCAGCAGCTTGAGACGCCATTAGCAGTCGCAAACGATCAACTAGTTCATTTGGATCATCCCAGTATACATAGTCCATAGGTGTCTTGGTGGTAATCATAAATTTTGGTAGCCCTCTACCATGCTTTTCAACAAAATCAGCAATATATTTGTTATACTTGTCTGTTGAATCTCTGTAAATACTTTTACTTGGATCATAACCTTTCCTATGAGTATTTGTTCTCTGGataatttccaaatattttgtcTTATCATCTTGCGTGACAAGCGTATCTTTCGGTGTCTTCATGAACAATAATTCCAACAACCCTGAAGTTATTGGATAATTTCTGTCTTTGACAGTTATTGTATCATTTGTAAATGAAATAGGTGAATCACCTATATGCATTTCACCATGTTTTTTGCGTACACCATATCTcatgtcattatttttatgttttaaactTAAACGTTGTAAATAATTAGTGAGAAGAGGATTTTTACGCGCTGGAGTACTTGTTGATGCTGGTGGTGAGGCTATAGCAAGTGCTGTGTTGTTAAATGAACTTTCATCATCCGTTATTAAACTATTGTATACTTCTGGATCATCATATAAAGATTTTTCAGCCTCTTCTTTTTCAACctcttcttttttaatattttcttttttcagcTTTGAAGATTCAACTATACTCTGAAGTGGTGTGACAATAGGTTTGAACATTTCCTCCATGGCTTTTTCAGCTGTATCTTTACCCAACTTCAACATCTTATGCTTCCGCCGGATGGCATCGCTGGCTTGAGATATCTGATGCAGAATATCCTTCTGCTTTGAAATTTCTTCAGGCTTCATGTTGATAGGTTAAAGTCTACAGCATGTATGACTATCACACTCTAAAGTACCTCAATTTATACTAATGAAGCAGTCGAATCGTTTTCGATACCTGCCATTGTTCAATTCACTGTCTTTATCTATTACCACAAACCCATATTTATTCCAGCATGTTGAGCATAAATCTCTGAATGAGTTGTATGACATGTCTGTATTGACATGATCATTATAAATATGCTTCAGATTCATTTCATCTTGACGAAACAGCACGAGAAAGTTTGCATTATCTCTAATCAGATGCTTAGGTATTCGTGTATAAGTTTGACAGAGATAAAAGCTGTCTACATCCTTGTGTCGACCCATACAGAAAAAAGCCTTGATGTGATCTTGTTTTTCACAAGCAACATCATCGAATATCATCAGGGAGTTAGGCTTAGCATCTTCAGGTTTGATTACAGCCTCATGTTCACTGAATGTGAAGAATCCAATACCATCAATCTGTTTGAGCAGTGTCTCCAGGAACTGATACTTTGGTTGGTTAAGAGACTTTGAATAAAGATATATATTCTCAAATCTCAAACCGTTTGGATGTACAATAAGAGACAGCAGAGCATTTGTCTTTCCACAGTTTGATGGTCCACAAAATACTGCACGGATACTGTTGGGAAGCAAAGCACCATGTCGTTTGACTTTTTTCACGCCGGTTCCTTGAACAATTTGATCAAAGTTGATAACTGGCAACTGAGCTCTTGGTTTGTTGAACTCCATGACTGCTGATTAGATTCTGAGCTCAAGGGGTATATATACCGGCTTATATAGATTAGCAAGTCAGTCTTTGATGTGACATGTCTGAGAGCAGACGTGGTAAAGGTTTGTTCAACAATATAATCAACAAGCTCCCACTTGAACTTCATATACCAGGTTATCAGTACTGTGGTCCGGGAACAAAGTTAGCCAAGAGGTTAGCTCGAGGTGATCCAGGCATAAATCTTTTGGACTCTGCGTGTAAGGAACACGATATAGCTTACTCAAAAAATCGTGAAAATTTAGAAGCCCGTCACGAGGCTGATAAAATTCTTGCTGAGAAAGCGTGGCAACGATTTCAAGCGAAAGACGCTGCTATTGGTGAAAAAGCTGCTGCTTGGAGTGTGAATAAAATCATGAAGTTGAAAAGACGTTTCGGTATGGgtcttaaaaaagaaaaacctaTTACAAAGCGTAAGACAATTACAAGAAAAACAACGAAGCGTAAGACAGTTAAAAGAAAGACAACAAAGCGTAAGATAACGAAACGCAAGGTAGTCAAAAGAAAGACAAACAAACTCAAGTCTTCCAAGAAGAAGGACGTTGCTCTGAGACAGATTGTTGATGAAGCTAAAAAGTCTATGCAACCTAGTGGAGATCCAGTTAAAACGGCTCTTGAAGGTGCTCGCAAGGCTGTCAAGAAAGTTGGTGGGAAGAAAAACGTTCGATTGCCCCGTATTCTACCAGTACCCTCAAAGATTGGAGGAGTACTTCCATTCTTGATTCCCCTGTTTGCAGGGTTATCAGCTGTTGGTGCTCTGACAGGTGGAGCTGCAGGTGTTGCAAAAGCTGTGAATGATGCAAGCGCAGTCAAAACTCAACTAGCTGAAAAGAAACGTCACAACTTGAAGATGGAGGAAATAGCTGTAGGTAGAGGATTATACCTCAAACCTTACCGAAGTGGTATGGGACTCTATCTGAAACCATATCCAGAGGGAGCTGGCTGCAAGAAGTCAAAAAACCGGTAGAGCTACCACATCGAGCACTGACTAACatcgatttattaaaatatgccAAGCTGcttaaaattccaaattttcgTGGAGTTTTCATGAGAAATGATTTACCAAAATCTGGACCTAAAACAAATGAAacagcaataataaatttggatGATAAATTTGGACCTGGAACTCACTGGGTTGCATACAAGAAAAATCATGATCAAGTAATTTACTTTGACAGTTTTGGTAATCTCCAACCTCCACAAGACTTGATGGAATATCTCGATGTTGGTAGCGTAAAGTACAATCATAAAAGATATCAAGACTTTGATACAATCATATGTGGAcatttgtgtttaaaattcCTGACTGGACAACTATAAATTGAAGTGACTTGGGACTACAAGCGTCAGTCATGGCAGAGTCATTCACCTTGACACTATCCGGAAACTCCTCCATATTGGAGGCAAATTATTTTCCACCGATTGAGCTATCaccaacaaaaaattatgttcttGGGCTTGTTAAGCTCCTGACATTTAATTCAATACCAAATATTGATGTTGGTGCTAATAAATTCTATGTGTCATCTAAAAGATCCAAGAGATTTCAAGAAATAACTATACCAACAGGGAGTTATGAAATTAAAGATATTGAAACTTATATAAACAAGACCTTACCTGAACTGAGTTTCACATTAAAAGCAAACAACAATGAGTTGAAGAGTGAAATAAAATGTGATCagcttataaattttgaacctgAAGATTCCATTGGATCATTACTTGGATTTATCAAACGTGTGCTTGAACCTAACAAGGCACATAAATCGGATTTACCagtcaaaatattaaaaatcaacgCTTTGAGAGTTGAGTGTAATATAACTACTGGATCATACATCAATGGTGAAAAGAATCACACAATCCATGAATTTTTCCCGAGAGTTCCAGCAGGATATAAAATAGTGGAGGTGCCAATAAACATCATTTACCTACCAGTCGCCGTACAAGCAATACATAACGTGAGACTCCGGATTGTTGACCAAGACGGGAGAATAGCAAATTTCCGTGGCGAGACTATAACGATAAGACTGCATATAAAGAGTCTGTAATGGGTATCGTATATGAGACAAAGACTGGTAATGGGTATAAAAGGATTGCAGCATGTCCAAAGATTATCAGTCATCATCGAGCTCTGAAAGTGTTAACACGCCAGAACGTAGAGTTCCTAAAAAGTCTAGGACTAAAATTACGtggaaaattcataaaataaaaataaat harbors:
- the LOC123267945 gene encoding uncharacterized protein LOC123267945, which gives rise to MSLITALQNLVNTIAFNDLQQGSVNINQCQRCNQTCLDTIEYFNTILQDPQTTVQVRRSIQAHIANLNWYAVQFLRLGGVVVGGDVNPRRIKWQDLENAFTNNIKTGCIINLTHTDPSAFFEDSRGIVIEKVDAMLREVAGLKVSVEWFCKFKNSKADSTIEETKSINAKSREILPSTSLQDWYTEHVHNKMLRKLEELETAGSGWALSEIKNLVITMSKYTPLQAGDSTYVKLPSDILKKRDAVLNIENHDNYCFLWSVVAALHPCGPEKLDFKTSSYPHPSSVLSYTGIEFPISLKDIPCFEKLNNLSINVYGIESEFTKSKNKKSIIIPIYLSKFKSEKETIHLLMIEQYISQFDDLEKIKPRFHFALILDLSRLVRSQVTESHNKHFFCDRCLNHFKLEKSYENHKNDCYKINKARMILPDAEHKILKFKNFQNKDTVPFVVYADLECILAPLGDDGTQEHIPHSEAFYQHCSYDDNLSKFEINRSPTCVEWFVRKLESLAYEFNTYSQNSIKMKPLTEQQQEMHNQATACHICEKPIVSPRDKCYDHCHFTGNYRGPAHISCNVNYKKPQTIPVVFHNLSGYDSHFLIRSLATVFEGSIHLLPVNKERYISFTKTVKNTSISLRFIDSFRFMASSLEKLASYLDDDNKRITRSHYPDPEQFKLVTRKGVFPYEYIDCIEKLEQKQLPDQSAFFSKLSNENVSDEDYFFAQVVWTKFNIKTLGEYSDLYLKTDVLLLADVFENFRKSCFETYSLDALHYYTAPGLSQDAMLKYTGVELELLTDPEILLFVEKAIRGGVSMCANRYAAANNRYMGEYFDPSKEESYIMYYDVNNLYGAAMSQPLPKGSFEWVENITDVNSFFNDDERIGYILEVDLQYPPELHDLHKYLPLCPEHFVPPDSKQTKLATTLFDKKNYVIHYKNLEQCLDLGLVITKIHRVLRFEQSTWLKPYIDKNTECRKTAKNDHEKNFFKLMNNAIFGKTMENVRKQKEIHLITRWCGRYGAKDLICKPNFHSLTVFEKDMVIIELKKVKVLLNKPIYVGFSILDLSKIFVYDFHYNYVKKNYEHTSKLLYTDTDSLIYHFNVPNIYEDIKRDIQKFDTSDYPLDNKFGMPQANKKVLGLMKDKNNGEIMSEFVGLRAKLYAFKLHNKNEAKKRAKGVKGSTLRSITFEDFKQCLFDHVEVKRDQYLIRSVRHEVKTVLQKQKLALSWDDDKRQLLEDSTDTLPWGYKKADVEPPAKRRKM
- the LOC123267946 gene encoding uncharacterized protein LOC123267946; amino-acid sequence: MKPEEISKQKDILHQISQASDAIRRKHKMLKLGKDTAEKAMEEMFKPIVTPLQSIVESSKLKKENIKKEEVEKEEAEKSLYDDPEVYNSLITDDESSFNNTALAIASPPASTSTPARKNPLLTNYLQRLSLKHKNNDMRYGVRKKHGEMHIGDSPISFTNDTITVKDRNYPITSGLLELLFMKTPKDTLVTQDDKTKYLEIIQRTNTHRKGYDPSKSIYRDSTDKYNKYIADFVEKHGRGLPKFMITTKTPMDYVYWDDPNELVDRLRLLMASQAAGNPSHTNEIMSIIEELREAGVIY